DNA sequence from the Malus sylvestris chromosome 10, drMalSylv7.2, whole genome shotgun sequence genome:
ACTATAACACAAGGGGATGACAGATAAAAGAGGGAGTGATAGAAACTGATGTTATTGATCTTTTCTTCTTCAGTATATTTTGgtgggggcgtttgtttgccctcactaagtgggactggactggactgggctagctgttagtccaatactgtgtttgttccatgctgggactaacattaatgagactaaaggggactagcatggacaaaacccttcactaagaggtcttagcgagaccccccaataaccatgggactagctaagactatcctctctcgtcctcgtcatgctcaacaaccactcccgatagactcctcgtcatctccggtcacctagatcataataaaatattaataatttatatattaaataatataatattagaatttattattatccagcttcttagtccaacactgcaccaaacgcttcactaagttagtccagcttagtctagtctaagccagtccagcttagtccttgaaactagtccagtccgagatagtccagcgcaacaaacgcccccacagagtgctctatttatagagtaaCTCCAAACAAACGTAATAATTACACCTTGAAATTTACAGCAATCACCTTTTGACAATACAATCCACATTCATTTCGCAAGTCCACATTACTGTGTAGGCATTCATTAACCCACAAATATTTTCAACACTACTGTGTGGGCATTCATTAATCCACAAATATTTTCAACATTCCCTTTGGATGCctacatatcaacatcagttgccttGTTAAAACCTTGCTCGGAAAAAactcagtgggaaaaatccATAGCGaatgaaaaagagtacaactttacctggattgttgatatagtgttaagtatgcttatgttgcctcgttaaaaccttgataggaaaaatccagtgggaaaaatcctaattgaaggaaaaagagtacaacatgcatgtatcatggatgctccccttgATATATATCTCTTCCTGATTCTGCATTCTCCAAATTTATCTGATTGGTAAGTCGACGTAATCCGATACTTTGCACTAACTTCCGAAacgtgcactttggtagagatttggtgaacaggTTTGCTAGATTTTCATTGGAACATATTTGTCTGACtttaataactttagccttctgaagctcatgtgcactgaaaaactttggggatatgtgtttagtcttatcacccttaatgaatccttccttcatttgggcaacacaagctgcattatcttcatggatgacagttggagtgtctgtctttgaaggtagaccacatgaattccggataTGATAGATCATTCACGACTATGATAgaccaagaacattcacaacttgcttcatgtaaagcaagtatTTATGGGTGAtttgaagatgtagcaactaatgtttgctttgttgagcACCAAGAGATTGTTGTATCTCCAttcttgaacacatatccaATTTGTGAGCGATTTTTATGTGGATcagagagaaaaccagcatctgTATATCCAACAAGGACCTGGTCATTTGTGGATTTCATTGACTAGAAGAGACCCATGTCAGTTGTCCCATGAGGTATCGCAATacatctttgactcccttctaatgacgaattgttggagcagagctataCCTTGCTAACAAGTTGACTAAAAAAGCTATAtttggtctagtacattgtgctaaatacaataaagcacctattgcactcaaatatggtacttctggaccaatgaccaattcatcatcttcttttagaccaaatggatctttcttaacgTCCAAAGAATGAACGACCATTGGAGTGCTTAATGGctaagccttgtccatgccaaatcgcttcaggagtttttcaatgtaagttgattggtggaccaaaattccacttGCACAATGCTTGATCTGCAGGtcgagacaatattttgtttttccaaggtctttcatttcaaattcacttttcagatattcagcagttttattgaGTTCTTCAGAGGTTCTAACTAGGTTCAtttcatcgacatatactgtcactatagcaaatccagagttggatttcttaatgaacacataaGGACAAATGACATTGTTGGTATACCCTTttttgatcaaatactcactgagacgattataccacattcgtctAGATTGTTTCAGTTAATACAATGATTGCCTTATTTTGATCGAGAAcatacctcgtggtttgttagttgtttcaggcaacttaagtcattctatgactttcatatatatatgtcaatatctaattctccatatagatacgcggtgatgacatccataagtcgcgtgtcaagtttttctgaaaccactaaacttattaagtaacggaacatAATTGCATCCATTACAAGAAAGTATGTCTACTTATAATCAATTCTAGGTCTTTGCGAAAAGCTTTGTGCAACGAGttgtgctttatatcttgcagtCTCATTTTTCTCACtgcgtttccttgtgaatacccatttataCCCCATGGGGTTTACACCAGGCGGGGTTTagactactggtccaaaaacatttcgcctttctaaggaatttaattctgcctggattgcatctttccacttaggctaATCATGTCTCTTTTTGCATTTGTCAACAGAacggggctcaatatcatcacttaatatgatttcagtggtTACTGCAAATGCGAACATGtcgtcgatgattatttcattctgatcccacaattcattagtacaagcataatttatggagatttctttgctttcatgtacctCTGTTTCTTCAGGTacatgtgtctcatcaaggacattttctttttctgaaagtacataatcatgaattgtggatttgtcattcatttttccttcttgaatgatttcatttggattcagttATGCCCTcgtctttctctttcgaggggcagaatcttttgaacctgggggtctaccacgctttAAGTGTGCACCAGATAAATCATTcactgccactttattttgttcaactgggacatcaattcttggaggtgcatttgcagctggtatatgtgattttgtcgctttcatagcatcattaaatgcatctagcatttgattGGCAATACTTTAAAGATGAACGAtgtttttcacttcattttcacattgagtgctacatggatcaaaatgagataaggtgggaacaacccatgtcagctctTGCCGTTCTTCTGGAACAGTATTTTCTCCCCTTAacggcgggaagactgtctcatcaaagtgataaTCAGCAAAACGAGATGTAAACATATCACttgtcaagggttccaaatatctaaagATAGacggtgaatcaaaacccacataaattcccagtctgcactgaggtcccattttagtgcgttgTGGTGGTgtaataggcacataaacagcacaaccaaaaactcgtaaatgtgaaatgtttggctgatacccaaacacgagttgtactgaggaGTATTGGTGGTTTGCTATAGGCCTCAATCGAACTAATGATGCAAcatgtaagatggcatgtccccatgcagaaactagcaattttgttttcatgagcagaatgcgagctattaattgaagctgcttgataaatgcctctactagaccattttgagtatggacatgaggaatagggtgttcaacatcaatgcctaatgtcatgcagtaatcatcaaaggtttgagatgtAAATTCACCAGAGTTATCAAGTTGGATTGACTTTATAGGGTaatctgggaactgtgctcgcaacttaattatctAAGCAAGGAGTTTCGCAAAAGCAACATTCCAAGTAAATAAGAGACAAATATATGACCATCaggtagatgcatcaaccaaaaccataaaatattgaaatggtccacaagatgGTTGAATAGGCCCACAAGTATCCGCTTAGATTCTTTGcagaaatgatggggattcagcatcaacctttagttgtgatgatCTAATTACCAATTTCTcttgagaacaagccttgcatgtgttatcatttgagatagcaatatGTCTGGTCAATAATGGATGTTCATTAGAGTTGATAATGATTCTATGCATCATGGTAGATCCTGGGTGGCctagacggtcatgccaaagcatgtaaacttttgaatcaatgaacttctggttcatgatagtatgtgattcaactgtccttatgtatgtataatacaatccactcgtcaaaccatgcaacttctcTAAGATAcacttctgggtatcattggaggtaatgcataaatactccacattttttgcactttttgtttcaatgtggtatttatttaaacgtatgtctttaaaactcaacaaatttcgagtagatCGAGTAGCGTACAACGCATtctgtatggacaatattgttccatttggtaacataatctgggctttctttgagccttcaattacatctgattggcctgatattgttgttactcttacttttgtaagcatcaatcttgagaaatactttcgatctcaaagtattgtatgtgtggttacgctgtctgcaagacaaatatctcCACAATTTCTCATGTTTTGATAATgaccatagtttttatccatgctttcTGAGTAAAGGGAATCATGGTTAAAAGCAATTTATAACAGGAAATTTATatgccacttttattgaatttgaaatgctagttttaaactacaagttcagtacatcaaacataaatgatTCAGTCAGACCGGTACACTTCATTTCCCATTTCCGCAATGAAGTCTAAGACATCTAGGTGAGTTGTGTTCAACTGCCTTGATAAGTCGCACACTAGATCAGGTATATCCATTGGTTTAACTTGGTCGAGAAAATTggtctcgacacccttctccttgatGGAGGCTTAATATAGATCCaccagatgttttggggtacgacaAGTATGCGCCCAGTGCCCATTACCACCACACCTGTGGCAGGCTACTTCGGAGTTTCTGGGAGCAATGTTCATATAagctttgcctttgtggcgattTATGTTTTTGAAGCTCGAGCCTAAATTATgccttggaacctggttgtgaaactggacaCCATGATTCTTGTCTTTCTCGTTCCATCGTCCTCGTCTGTGGCCACGTCCTCGTTTATGATTATTGCCATCAGAGGATGTGGCATTCACTTCGAGGGAAACAACATTCACTTTTGGGAATAGTGCAGATCCAGTAGGTTGGgactgatgatttttcatcaggagctcattgttttgttcagctaccaggaggacagatatcagctggttgtattcagtgaagcctCACTCTCTATACTGCTGCTGCAGGAGCACGTTTGAGGCATAAAAggtgctgaaagtcttttctAGCATATCTTCCTCAGTGATAGTTTCCCCACAGAGTTTCATCTGGGAGCTAATTATGAACATcgcagaattgtactcagccaCTGTCTTAAAATCCTGGATTCTTAGGTGAGTCCACTCATAACGAGCTCTTGGAAGAATCAATGTTTTCTGGTGATTGTATATGTTTCTCAATGCCTTCCAGAGAGCTAACAGATCTTCAACCGTTAGGTATTCGCTCTTTAGTCCTTCATCAAGGTGGCGATGGATAAAGATCATGGCCTTCACCCAATCTTGAGAAGATGCATTGTTTTCCTCCTTAATTGTTTCTCCAAGATTCCATACCTCTAAATAGATCTTGATATCCATTACCTAGGTAAGGTAGTTCTTCCTAGTAATGTCCAGAGcaacaaaatcaagttttgCCAAGTTCgtaattttcttttctaaaagaaaactgagatgtgtaagaacttgcaataatatgtattatGGGGGAATGTAGTGTTAGAACTtttggttcttacaaatttttcattttcatcttcaggccaaaatgataagcactcgaaacttcTGGCTCGAGATTTACATGATGAATGAGGAaggcgattgtaccgcaccattctcataACATAGGATGAACGATTATTCCACACCACTCAAGTagcaggaaaatttaaatacgcagagcagggtgggcgattataccacaccacctaaaattgcaataaaattaaacatcgggcaaatttaaatatgcagggtAGGGTGagcgattataccgctccatctaaaatttgcagtaaaattagatctacagccaagataggcgatgatacAGCACGATCTTGAATTGCagtaagattaaatttgtagttcaagatgggcgattgaactgcaccatcttggattgcagtaaaattaacataaataaacacTGGGTTAGTAGTCAAGagctacaccaaacaagaaatcaagaTATTAGTAACTATTAGGTTGAGAACTAGAAGCAGGCATGGTGCAAACAGTTCTTTGTGAGGGTATGTCCAGTAGTtaaggcagaggaagaagaagaatagtaAAATCCTTAgaggaaacttttttttttctttcagcgaagagaaatgagaaatggttagagagtcgtgctaataacgtgttataaataggcaaaagttagagagataacctttactagTGACATGAGCAAAGTAagtgtaaaatatcacactgtaACTATAACACAAGGGGATGACAATTAAAATAGGGAGGGATAGATACTGATGTTATTGATCTTTTCTTCTTCAGTATATTTTGATAGCACACAGAGctatctatttatagagcaactccaaaaaaaacataataattatatcttgaaatttaCAGCATACAATCCACATTCATTTCCCAAGTCCACATTACTGTGTGGGCATTCATTAACCCACAAATATTTTCACCCACAAATATTTTCAACACTACTTTCATTTCACCCACAAATAATTTCAACACTACTTTCATTTCACCCACAAATATTTTCAACACTACTGGCcacaaatattttacaaataTTTTCAACACTACTTTCATTTCACCCACAAATATTTTCAACACTACTGTCCACAAATATTTTCAACACTACTGTGTGTGCATTCATTAACCCACAAATATTTTCACCCACAAATATTTTCAACACTACTTTCATTTCACCCACAAATATTTTCAACACTACTGTCCACAAATATTTTCAACACTACTGTGTGTGCATTCATTAACCCACAAATATTTTCAACACTCCTAGAATTAATTTATTGCATATACTTGTAAGTTTAActacaaatatatattttcatgCGCTTGATGTCCTTTAGGTGATCAACCACGGTGTACCAGAGAGCCTGATGAAAGAAATGATCGACGCGTGCCAAAGATTTTTTGAGCTGccggaggaggagaagaaggagtTCCATACAAAGAACCTGTTGGACCCAATCAAGTGCGGCACCAGCTTCAACGTTGCAATTGACAAAGTTCGTCTTTGGAGGGATTATCTCAAGGTCATCGCACACCCCAAATTCAACTCACTCTACAAACCTGCTGGGTACAGTGAAGTTTCATTAGAGTTCAGCAAAAGAACCCGTGCAGTGGCAACCGAAATATTGAATGGAATATCAGAGAGTTTGGGATTGGAGGCCGATTACATTACCAACGCCATGAACTGGGATCGCGGCTGCCAAATTCTTGCAGCGAACTACTACCCGGCTTGCCCACAGCCTGACCTGGCAATCGGTATTCCTCCTCATACAGATCATGGACTGGTGACGCTGCTGATTCAAAATGATATGTGTGGCCTTGAAGTCAAGCACAATGATCAGTGGGTCTTGGTGAATGCCGCACCGGGCGCTTTTATTGTTAACGTCGGTGATCAAATGCAAATTCTGACGAACGACAAGTACAAGAGCATATGGCATCGGGCAACTGTGAACAACACAGCTACTAGGATATCGATCGCCGTACCACATGGACCGGCACTGGACACGCCTGCTCTCCCAATCCCGGAGTTGCTAGAAAAGGAAGGCGAAAAAGCGAAGTACATTGGAATGACATATGAGAAATTCATGGAACTCCAGGCAAGCCCCGCTGCCTACATGATGCCTTGCTTGGATCACCTGCGGGTCAAGGACAATTGAAGAAAGTACATGCATGGCGGCCGGCTTGCCTgcgtttctctctcttctttttgtcGAATAGAATAATATACGCTCCTGTGAGAGCCTTGATTCTCTGTCAGGGTAGCTTGCAGAGTTGTTGTCCAACGTTTCTTGCTATGCAGGTCTTTGTCTTGTTTCGGTTACAAATTCATCATATTAATTGATTTCTGATAGCCTAAAGATTCCCAGCTAGGTAATGTGTAAATCAGTGAGACCTTAAAATACATCAGTCTCGTTTATGTACCCCAACGATATACCGGAGTTTAATAAGattttatatatgtttataGCTTAGAAATTCCACTTGTTTGCCCTTAATTTGTCCTTAGTATTCACTCTGAATAATActtgtcttttttattttttttttaacaaacgatagtatTTACACTAAAAGATGAAGAAGTGGAACTAAGggagtgtattcaattgagattttgatggattttaattcttttaatgaatctaggtaTTCAATccggattttaagtgattctcagaaattcaaggtgtattcaattagaattttaatattgtttattaaaatccttagaaatccggatgtattcaattaggattttaaagaagtttataacattctaggtgtattcaattaaaaattgattttaaagaatttgagaaagttcaGGAATTAGAGAGAATTaaagagatttcgtagtgtattttaagcatctacAAATCTCACTTCTCctcatgagatttcgagggaattaaataaaaatttcgtatgaaatctctacaaatgaataaaactctataaaaattcatgaatttataaatccattaaaatctctcaaattttcaattgaatacacctcgCTAAGTTTTACAATGAGCCTCTTGTTACCGTAATTCACTCAAATATAAGTATAGGTGTTGCCAGTTTATAGTGAGGCCCACCCCGGAAGGCCCAAAATCTTCGGCCGAAAAGAATCAGTTGTGTTGTGCGTGTGTGCCGAACTAGAGAGGTTGATTAGCAGAAACTAGAGTGTAGGCTGAAGCTCAAGCGTCAATGGCGTCTCGGTCACTCTTGCGCACTCTCAGACGGAGCAGCGGTGTCAGCAGTGTTAGTCTTGGTGTTGGTAGATTGTTGTCGTCAGGAGGAGCAGGTGCTGTGAATGCTGAGTTTGTCCAAGATTCTGAGGAAAGTGACAACCTGAAGAGCAGAGTCTTCAGGCTCAGGCAGCCCAAGCGAAGCGCCACCAACGTTCTTCAGAGATGGGTCTCTGAAGGCAACCCAATTTCCATTTCGGACCTCCGCCAGATATCGAAGGACCTCAGCAAGTCTCACCGTTACAAGCACGCCCTCGAGGTTGGATTCTCTTTTTATATgtgggaaattggccaaaatgtTCATTTTTCAAATCCCAATTGCTGAAATGATGGGGTTTTCAGTATGATGTGATTACTTTGTGGCCGATATTTGATCGATATGTTGTCAATATTTGGTTTAGTTCAGCAATTGGGGTTTGATTTCTGATTATTAGAGCCAATTGCCCCCTTTCCCTTTTTTCACTGTTTGATATTTTGTGTTTGGTTAGCTAGAAAACGAAGGAAAGTCGAAGGCTTGGAATAGAATAGGAGATTTTACAAGTTTCCATTGCTGAAATGATCAAAATCAAACAATGACCACATACCAATCAAATATTAACAACGTATTGACAAAATCCTGAAAACTGAACATTTTAGCAATTAGGATTTGTATTTTCATCGTTTCAGTAATTTCCTAATAAATATTACCTTTGCAATATAAAGGGTTGGCTTTTGGCAAAGGGTTTAAATGATGTCATGTAAATTGCTTAATCCAAGTATTGTGTGCATGAGCATTTAAAAACGGATAGCAAACCCAACCCGTTTAAATTCCTATAAGTTTTTATAATGTTAAAATGAAATGTATGTGCAGTGTGCACTAACTTTTCATTGGTTCTAGTTGAGCTTGTCGGCACTAGACTTGTGCTTACTAAGGTTTTAACTTTATTTCACTTGCAATAGGTATCCTTCTACAGCTTCTAAGTGTACCCAGTAGGCTCGTTTTGTATGTAGGATTGGATTGGAATGGATAAGCCCTTACATTTAAGGCATACTGATGGTAGAattaaatgatttttcattagGAGGGGATTAGAAGAGGATTAGACATGAAGAAAActcatcccttctaatcctacAATTTTGGAGAGAATTGAAATGGATAAGTTTGCTTAATGAGTAATCCATCTTCTACCCTCTAGTTGGTCATAGTGTTTTCGTTTCTCACCTCAATATACCTTGAAGTTATGGAGTTATCCATTCCAATCCAATCTTACATACCAAACGAGCCAGcatgttttcactttttttttctggtttaAAAATGTCTAAAAGTAAACATATTTCTTGTTTTCAAAACAAGAATGAAATTGGGAACACAACAAAATGTAA
Encoded proteins:
- the LOC126586652 gene encoding 2-oxoglutarate-dependent dioxygenase 19-like isoform X1, coding for MAPTVTSVDASEPNVASIKTLAGSDALTSVPSEYAYIMDPNDKGDANDPEHSIPIIDFALLTSDSPDERAQMIQKLGKACQDWGFFQVINHGVPESLMKEMIDACQRFFELPEEEKKEFHTKNLLDPIKCGTSFNVAIDKVRLWRDYLKVIAHPKFNSLYKPAGYSEVSLEFSKRTRAVATEILNGISESLGLEADYITNAMNWDRGCQILAANYYPACPQPDLAIGIPPHTDHGLVTLLIQNDMCGLEVKHNDQWVLVNAAPGAFIVNVGDQMQILTNDKYKSIWHRATVNNTATRISIAVPHGPALDTPALPIPELLEKEGEKAKYIGMTYEKFMELQASPAAYMMPCLDHLRVKDN